The following nucleotide sequence is from Deinococcus seoulensis.
GGAGGTCGTGACCGGCGCGGCGCAGGCCTGCGAGGCGCTGGGCGTGGCCCTGCTGGGCGGCGAGACCGCCGAGATGCCCGGCGTGTACGTGGACGGCGAACTGGACATCGTGGGGACCATCGTGGGGGTCGTGGACCGCCCGGCCCTGATCACGGGCGCGCGCATCGAGGCGGGTGACGCCGTGATCGCGCTGCCCAGCTCGGGGCTGCACACCAACGGGTTCTCGCTGGCCCGCATGGCGCTGGACGACCTCGACTGGAACGAGGTGCGCGAGGACCTGCACGGGCAGACGCTCGCGGACCTGCTGCCCGTCCCGCACCGTTCGTACCTGCCGGCCTTCGACGCGTTGCAGGCGGCCGGGGTGGACGTGCGCGGCATGGCGCATATCACGGGCGGCGGCCTGATCGACAACCCGCCCCGCGTGTTCCCCGCCGGGATCGGCATGCAGATCGATACGGCCAGCTGGACCGTCCCGCCCGTCTTCGAGTTGATCGTGGCGCGCGCCGGGGTCGAGCGGCAGGAGGCGTTCCGCGCGCTGAACATGGGCGTGGGCTTCCTGTTCATCGTGCCCGCCGGGCAGGCGCAGGGCGCGCTGGACGCCCTGAAGGCCGCCGGAGAGCAGCCCTGGCAGATCGGCCAGATGACGGCCGGGCAGGGCGTGACGTTCGGGGGGAACGGTTGACCAGGCGACTGGCCCCCACCGGATTCGCCGCGCCGGACCGCGCCACCGCCACCGAATTCTGGGTGGTGCGCCACGGCGAGAGCACCTGGAACGTGGACGGCCGCTACCAGGGGCAGACGGACGTGCCGCTCAGCCCGATCGGGGTGCTTCAGGCGTCCAGTCTGGCCGAGCGTCTGACCGCGCAACCCTTCAGCGCCGTGTACACCAGCGACCTGACCCGCGCCGCGCAGACCGCGCAGATCGTCGCCGAGCGGCTGCACGGCGCGCCGCCCGTGCAGACCGACGTGGGCCTGCGCGAGATCGACGTGGGTGAACTCGCGGGCCTCACCATTCACGAGATCCGCGCCCGGCACGCCGAATACCTTCAGGCCCTCGTGACCGAACCCTGGAGCACCCGCCGTCCCGGCGGGGAGAGCATGGAGGACCTGTACGCCCGCAGCGGCGACGCCTTCACGCGCATTCAGGCGCGGCATCCGGGCCAGCGGGTGCTGGTGTTCACGCACGGCGGCGTGGTCCGCGTGGCGGTCGGTCTGGCGCTCGGCGGTGTGCCCGCCAACGCCTGGGCGCGCCTGAGCGTGTCGAACACCTCGGTCACGCGGGTCCTGCTGGGCGCGGGCAGCGGCATGCTGCTGGGCTTCAATGACGACGCCCACCTGGAAAGCCTGCTGGAAGCCACCGAGGCCGACG
It contains:
- a CDS encoding histidine phosphatase family protein; translated protein: MTRRLAPTGFAAPDRATATEFWVVRHGESTWNVDGRYQGQTDVPLSPIGVLQASSLAERLTAQPFSAVYTSDLTRAAQTAQIVAERLHGAPPVQTDVGLREIDVGELAGLTIHEIRARHAEYLQALVTEPWSTRRPGGESMEDLYARSGDAFTRIQARHPGQRVLVFTHGGVVRVAVGLALGGVPANAWARLSVSNTSVTRVLLGAGSGMLLGFNDDAHLESLLEATEADDVLGQAP
- the purM gene encoding phosphoribosylformylglycinamidine cyclo-ligase, translating into MTESKQGAAASAYERAGVSIDAGHRAVHLMKDAVARTHTPNVLGGLGGFGGLFRAAFGHMEDPVLVASTDGVGTKTKVAVRTGRFGGLGGDIVNHCVNDILVQGARPLFFLDYVAMGKLSPERVAEVVTGAAQACEALGVALLGGETAEMPGVYVDGELDIVGTIVGVVDRPALITGARIEAGDAVIALPSSGLHTNGFSLARMALDDLDWNEVREDLHGQTLADLLPVPHRSYLPAFDALQAAGVDVRGMAHITGGGLIDNPPRVFPAGIGMQIDTASWTVPPVFELIVARAGVERQEAFRALNMGVGFLFIVPAGQAQGALDALKAAGEQPWQIGQMTAGQGVTFGGNG